In Mariluticola halotolerans, one DNA window encodes the following:
- the cysQ gene encoding 3'(2'),5'-bisphosphate nucleotidase CysQ: MSQPLLDLMTRAALEAGQVILDIYNRPFDSSEKADGSPVTIADQMAEKVILAHLKETGIPVLAEESVAAGDIPVLGDRFFVVDPLDGTKEFIKRNGEFTVNIALVENGRPVLGIVTAPVLGDGYLGGPDGAFSFRIDGLTASELTPISVARHSPMQVVASRSHGHDALRELCDSFEVVNDVSVGSSLKFCLLAKGEARFYPRFTPTCEWDTAAGQAVLEAAGGTLLTLSGEALAYGKADRNFLNPFFVAADDEELGKAAAKRMHALLQT; the protein is encoded by the coding sequence ATGAGTCAGCCGCTGCTCGACCTGATGACCCGTGCCGCACTCGAAGCCGGACAAGTCATTCTCGACATTTATAACCGCCCCTTCGATTCCAGCGAAAAAGCTGACGGATCGCCGGTGACAATCGCCGATCAAATGGCCGAAAAGGTCATCCTCGCGCACCTAAAGGAAACCGGCATCCCCGTGCTTGCTGAAGAAAGCGTGGCAGCTGGCGACATTCCGGTACTCGGCGACCGTTTCTTTGTCGTCGACCCGCTCGATGGCACCAAGGAATTCATCAAGCGAAATGGCGAATTCACCGTCAATATAGCCCTCGTCGAGAATGGCCGACCAGTCCTTGGCATCGTCACGGCCCCCGTGCTTGGCGACGGTTATCTGGGTGGCCCCGATGGCGCCTTCAGCTTCCGGATTGATGGTTTGACAGCGAGCGAACTAACCCCGATCAGCGTCGCCCGGCACAGTCCCATGCAGGTCGTTGCCAGTCGGTCACACGGACATGACGCCCTTCGCGAACTGTGTGACAGCTTTGAAGTGGTCAACGACGTCTCGGTCGGTTCCTCCCTGAAATTCTGTCTTCTGGCCAAAGGCGAAGCCCGTTTCTACCCGCGCTTCACCCCCACATGCGAATGGGATACCGCGGCCGGTCAGGCCGTGCTGGAAGCTGCGGGCGGAACTCTCCTGACACTTTCTGGCGAAGCACTGGCATATGGGAAAGCCGACAGGAATTTTCTCAATCCGTTTTTCG
- the nadC gene encoding carboxylating nicotinate-nucleotide diphosphorylase — translation MSDSTKTSPADKTFPAELPRPLVDRAILAALDEDLGLAGDLTTQSTLSPDATAQVVINVREVGVISGMALAEAAFRLIGPGLSFTPLVADGDTVKAGQDIARVSGNARMIMSAERVALNFLNHMSGIATTTRSFVDAVAGTSARICDTRKTTPGLRAFEKYAVRSGGGWNHRYGLDDAILIKDNHIAVTGSVGAAVAAAKAFAGHLVAIEVEVDNLDQFGEALEAGANAVLLDNMDNATLRRAVDLNKGRARLEASGGVTLDRVRGIAETGVDYISSSRITMAATPLDIGLDIAID, via the coding sequence ATGTCCGACTCGACCAAGACTTCTCCAGCAGACAAGACTTTCCCTGCCGAATTACCCCGCCCGCTTGTCGATCGCGCCATACTGGCCGCACTGGATGAAGATCTGGGCCTCGCCGGCGATTTGACCACCCAGTCAACGCTCAGCCCCGATGCGACCGCGCAGGTTGTCATCAATGTGCGCGAAGTCGGTGTCATCTCGGGCATGGCGCTTGCCGAGGCTGCGTTCCGCCTTATCGGGCCGGGATTGAGCTTCACCCCGCTGGTCGCCGATGGGGACACGGTCAAGGCCGGTCAGGATATTGCCCGCGTCTCCGGTAATGCCCGCATGATCATGTCAGCCGAGCGCGTTGCACTCAATTTTCTCAATCACATGAGCGGGATTGCCACCACAACCCGCAGTTTCGTCGATGCGGTTGCCGGCACCAGCGCACGGATTTGCGACACCCGCAAAACCACGCCGGGTCTGCGCGCTTTCGAGAAATATGCGGTCCGCTCGGGTGGCGGCTGGAACCATCGCTACGGCCTCGATGACGCAATCCTGATCAAGGACAATCATATTGCGGTCACCGGCAGTGTCGGCGCCGCTGTCGCCGCAGCCAAGGCCTTTGCCGGTCACCTCGTGGCCATTGAGGTTGAGGTGGATAATCTCGATCAGTTCGGCGAAGCACTTGAAGCCGGCGCGAATGCGGTATTGCTCGACAATATGGACAACGCCACCCTGCGCCGCGCCGTTGATCTGAACAAGGGCCGCGCCCGGCTGGAAGCCTCTGGCGGCGTCACCCTCGACCGGGTGCGCGGCATCGCAGAAACCGGCGTCGACTATATATCTTCCAGCAGAATAACCATGGCTGCCACCCCGCTCGATATAGGGCTCGACATCGCCATCGATTAA
- a CDS encoding aldehyde dehydrogenase (NADP(+)) has translation MSVELTGKHLIAGEWVTGESTFASEPAHGASHDFAMGTPAHVDTAAKAAEEAFWSFGYSSRAERAALLNRIADEIDARGDAITKIGTEETGLPEGRLVGERGRTTGQLRLFASHIEKGDYLDRRHDEALPDRQPLPRPDIKLVQRPIGPVAVFGASNFPLAFSTAGGDTAAALAAGCPVVVKGHSAHPGTGEIVAQAIDAAIKALGFHPGVFSLIQGGTRAVGTALVQHPLIKAVGFTGSLGGGRALFDLCAQRPEPIPFFGELGSVNPMFLLPAAVSARGEEIAKGWAGSLTMGAGQFCTNPGISVIVDGPEADAFAAAATAGLEAVGAQVMLTDGIAKAYRDGRDRVAGASGVQTLLTTTCDLRNATPYLYSTTGEAWLANEELGEEVFGPLGLIVRVKDTAEMVAVAKSLQGQLTCTLHMDAGDTADAQALMPVLERKAGRILANGFPTGVEVSEAMVHGGPYPASTNFGATSVGTMSIRRFLRPVSYQNIPNDVLPADLA, from the coding sequence ATGAGTGTTGAACTGACAGGCAAGCACCTGATCGCTGGCGAATGGGTTACAGGCGAATCCACTTTTGCCTCCGAGCCCGCCCATGGGGCCTCCCATGATTTTGCCATGGGCACCCCCGCCCATGTCGACACAGCCGCAAAAGCCGCCGAAGAAGCATTCTGGAGCTTTGGGTATTCGAGCCGCGCCGAGCGCGCCGCCCTGCTCAACCGCATTGCTGATGAAATTGACGCACGCGGAGATGCCATCACCAAAATCGGTACAGAAGAAACCGGACTGCCCGAAGGTCGCCTCGTCGGCGAACGCGGCCGCACCACCGGCCAGCTGCGCCTTTTTGCCAGCCACATTGAAAAAGGTGATTATCTGGATCGCCGCCATGACGAGGCTTTGCCTGATCGCCAGCCGCTGCCGCGCCCGGATATCAAGCTTGTCCAGCGTCCCATCGGCCCTGTCGCCGTATTTGGCGCGTCAAACTTTCCGCTCGCCTTCTCCACCGCCGGTGGCGACACGGCCGCCGCCCTGGCTGCTGGCTGTCCCGTCGTGGTCAAAGGGCATTCGGCTCACCCTGGCACCGGCGAAATCGTGGCTCAGGCCATTGATGCCGCCATCAAGGCACTCGGGTTTCATCCCGGCGTCTTCTCGCTCATCCAGGGCGGCACACGCGCTGTGGGCACCGCGCTTGTCCAGCACCCGCTGATCAAGGCCGTCGGCTTCACCGGCAGCCTCGGTGGCGGACGTGCGCTGTTTGATCTTTGTGCACAACGTCCGGAACCAATTCCCTTCTTTGGTGAACTAGGCTCGGTCAATCCCATGTTCCTTCTGCCTGCCGCCGTTTCGGCACGGGGCGAAGAAATCGCCAAGGGCTGGGCTGGTTCATTGACGATGGGTGCCGGCCAGTTCTGCACCAATCCCGGTATCTCGGTTATCGTTGACGGCCCGGAGGCTGATGCCTTCGCTGCCGCTGCAACAGCCGGCCTGGAAGCCGTTGGCGCACAGGTCATGCTGACAGACGGCATCGCCAAGGCCTATCGCGACGGACGCGACCGGGTTGCCGGTGCTTCTGGCGTACAGACATTGCTGACCACCACCTGCGACCTGCGCAACGCCACCCCATACCTCTACAGCACCACGGGCGAAGCCTGGTTGGCCAATGAAGAACTGGGCGAAGAAGTCTTTGGTCCCCTCGGCCTGATCGTCCGGGTCAAGGACACCGCTGAAATGGTGGCGGTCGCCAAGTCACTTCAGGGTCAGCTCACCTGCACCTTGCATATGGACGCGGGCGACACTGCCGACGCACAGGCCCTTATGCCCGTGCTCGAGCGCAAGGCAGGCCGCATTCTGGCTAACGGCTTCCCCACCGGCGTCGAAGTCAGCGAAGCCATGGTTCATGGCGGCCCCTACCCCGCGTCGACCAATTTCGGTGCCACCTCGGTGGGCACCATGTCGATCCGCCGCTTCCTGCGTCCGGTCAGCTACCAGAACATCCCCAATGACGTTCTGCCCGCCGATCTCGCCTGA
- the acuI gene encoding acrylyl-CoA reductase (NADPH): MIDAILIEKPDDQQTVKLTTLEDNALPEGDVRVDIAWSSLNYKDALAITGAGPVVRHFPMVPGIDFAGLVTESAHPDFKPGDKVILNGWGVGEKHWGGLASQARVNGDWLVPLPANLTGRQAMAIGTAGYTAMLCVLALEKQGVTPDAGEIVVTGAAGGVGSVAVSLLANRGYAVAAVTGRMAEAPYLKSLGASTIIDRAELSTPGKPLARERWAGAVDVAGCTVLANVLAAMQYQGVVTACGLAAGMDLPASVAPFILRGVTLVGIDSVMCPKPRRLAAWQQLAAELDLTQLNAMTTEIPLDQVIETAPKFLKGQIRGRVVVPVAPAKA; encoded by the coding sequence ATGATTGATGCAATCCTGATTGAAAAACCGGATGACCAGCAAACCGTCAAACTCACCACCCTCGAAGACAATGCGCTCCCCGAAGGCGATGTTCGCGTCGACATTGCCTGGTCCAGCCTCAACTACAAGGATGCCCTCGCCATAACCGGTGCCGGGCCCGTCGTCCGGCATTTTCCGATGGTGCCGGGCATTGATTTCGCCGGTCTTGTCACCGAGAGCGCCCATCCGGATTTCAAACCCGGCGACAAGGTCATTCTCAACGGTTGGGGTGTCGGCGAAAAACATTGGGGCGGCCTTGCCAGCCAGGCAAGAGTGAACGGCGACTGGCTGGTCCCCCTGCCCGCAAATCTCACCGGACGTCAGGCCATGGCCATCGGCACCGCAGGTTACACAGCCATGCTGTGCGTATTGGCGCTCGAGAAACAGGGCGTCACCCCCGATGCGGGAGAAATCGTCGTCACCGGCGCTGCAGGCGGTGTTGGCAGTGTCGCGGTGTCACTTCTGGCCAATCGCGGTTATGCCGTAGCCGCTGTAACAGGCCGCATGGCGGAAGCGCCCTATCTCAAAAGCCTGGGCGCAAGCACCATCATTGATCGGGCCGAACTCTCCACCCCGGGAAAACCCCTGGCGCGCGAGCGCTGGGCCGGCGCGGTGGATGTGGCCGGCTGCACCGTTCTGGCCAATGTGCTCGCCGCGATGCAATATCAAGGCGTTGTCACCGCATGCGGCCTTGCCGCTGGCATGGACCTGCCCGCCAGCGTCGCCCCCTTCATTCTCCGCGGCGTCACGCTGGTCGGCATCGACAGCGTCATGTGCCCAAAACCGCGCCGGCTTGCGGCTTGGCAACAATTGGCCGCCGAGCTTGATCTGACACAACTCAACGCCATGACAACTGAAATTCCGCTCGATCAGGTCATCGAGACCGCGCCAAAGTTTCTCAAAGGCCAGATCCGGGGCCGGGTCGTAGTGCCGGTCGCACCCGCAAAAGCATGA
- the acuR gene encoding acrylate utilization transcriptional regulator AcuR, with product MAQPTPQTDTPKRRGRPRIHPDQSEARNRLLRSGLAHLTEKGYSAVGIDEILRDAQVPKGGFYHYFQNKAAFGLALIAAYHDYFAALIDAALLDESCAPLDRLRHFTEQAEAGMARHQFRRGCLIGNLGQEMSALPDAFREQLIAVLADWQRRTADCFRCAIEDGSLPAHHDPEALAAFFWTGWEGAVLRAKLELGPVPLRQFTEQFFRHLKA from the coding sequence ATGGCTCAACCCACCCCGCAAACCGACACCCCCAAACGCAGGGGGCGGCCCCGCATCCATCCCGACCAGTCGGAAGCCCGGAATCGCTTGCTGCGCAGCGGGTTGGCGCACCTGACGGAAAAGGGTTATTCGGCCGTCGGCATCGACGAGATTTTGCGCGACGCTCAGGTGCCAAAGGGGGGATTTTATCATTATTTCCAGAACAAGGCGGCATTCGGCCTCGCCTTGATTGCCGCCTATCACGACTATTTCGCGGCCCTGATTGATGCTGCATTGCTGGATGAGAGCTGCGCTCCGCTCGACCGTTTGCGCCATTTCACTGAACAGGCCGAAGCCGGCATGGCCCGCCACCAGTTCCGGCGCGGTTGTCTGATCGGTAATCTGGGTCAGGAGATGAGCGCGCTGCCGGATGCATTCCGCGAACAGCTCATTGCCGTATTGGCTGATTGGCAGAGGCGCACCGCCGATTGTTTCCGATGCGCTATTGAGGACGGTTCCCTGCCCGCCCATCACGACCCTGAGGCGCTTGCCGCCTTTTTCTGGACAGGCTGGGAGGGCGCAGTCCTGCGCGCCAAACTCGAGCTGGGCCCGGTCCCGCTCCGGCAATTCACCGAACAGTTTTTCCGCCACCTCAAGGCATAA
- a CDS encoding LysR substrate-binding domain-containing protein codes for MSKLSLRQMEIFRAIMRSGTMTAAAQSLGITQPAASRLLHHAEDQLGMLLFERANGGLQATPEAKALFPEVDRIFSDIEYVQRVAEDLPRLRAGRLHIATIPSMAITVVARALGTFVQRHPGVTISTSTVLNFEVPELVINRRADLGLAFMPIPAHGIDVEEIAQTQIVAVLPDGHPLLEKAVVTPPDLTGYPLISFSNSLPIGKWIETAFQDFGINQPMAVEVGNSFVACAFARAGSGVALVDQLATESGVFADLHIRPVEPRLSISAVMVRPQEHRLSMLAEAFAHELRKDH; via the coding sequence ATGAGTAAACTCAGCCTCCGACAAATGGAAATCTTCAGGGCCATCATGCGTTCCGGCACGATGACGGCCGCCGCCCAATCGCTTGGCATCACCCAGCCCGCCGCAAGCCGGCTCCTGCATCATGCTGAAGATCAGCTGGGCATGCTGCTTTTCGAGCGCGCAAATGGTGGCTTGCAGGCGACCCCAGAAGCAAAGGCCCTGTTTCCTGAGGTCGACCGGATATTCTCCGACATAGAATATGTGCAACGAGTGGCCGAAGATTTACCGCGGCTCCGGGCGGGACGCCTGCATATCGCCACCATTCCCTCAATGGCGATCACCGTCGTCGCCCGCGCCCTCGGCACATTCGTCCAGCGGCATCCAGGTGTAACCATCAGCACATCAACCGTACTGAATTTTGAGGTGCCGGAACTTGTGATCAATCGACGGGCAGATTTGGGCCTGGCATTCATGCCGATCCCGGCGCACGGCATCGACGTCGAAGAAATCGCGCAAACGCAAATCGTTGCCGTCTTGCCGGACGGACATCCCTTGCTCGAGAAAGCCGTGGTAACACCGCCAGACCTGACCGGCTATCCATTGATCTCTTTCAGCAATTCATTGCCGATCGGCAAGTGGATTGAAACGGCATTCCAGGATTTCGGCATCAATCAGCCCATGGCTGTCGAGGTTGGAAACTCCTTCGTCGCTTGCGCCTTCGCACGGGCAGGCAGCGGCGTGGCCCTTGTCGACCAATTGGCAACCGAAAGCGGTGTCTTTGCCGACCTGCACATCCGCCCGGTAGAGCCGCGCCTGTCCATTTCTGCGGTGATGGTACGTCCCCAAGAGCATCGTTTGTCCATGCTGGCCGAGGCATTCGCGCACGAGTTGCGCAAAGATCATTAG
- a CDS encoding TRAP transporter substrate-binding protein, which produces MMRNISPNYIFAAAALTTLFAAPLAHAENFKLGHQFAPDSLPGLSAQHFADLVASKTNNDSKVTVLPGGALGDERANLQQLESGSIDFALTGDLVISFMAQPYMLVSMPFIYDSPAHSMAVFNGEIGDEINAYLNENNGIEALGWQYVGTRVLTSNRPVANLEELKGLKTRLPGAQMWIKAWEKTGVDIASIAFTELYLALQTGTVEAEENPPNFVRAQKFHEVQDYVMETNHVPQMQAFFANDERLAGLDEATRQAIIEAATETVAWTSQQATDLQQSDIEWLTTEGGMELVDIDLTGIQDLIKDVPMEVLGDDGVALYERIIAAKP; this is translated from the coding sequence ATGATGCGAAACATTTCGCCAAACTACATCTTTGCCGCTGCTGCACTGACGACACTGTTTGCTGCCCCGCTGGCCCATGCCGAGAATTTCAAGCTCGGGCACCAGTTTGCGCCAGACAGCCTGCCGGGACTGAGCGCGCAACATTTCGCCGATCTGGTTGCCAGCAAGACCAATAATGACAGCAAAGTCACAGTGCTGCCCGGTGGTGCTCTTGGCGATGAACGCGCCAATCTGCAGCAGCTTGAGAGCGGTTCGATCGATTTTGCCCTGACCGGCGATCTGGTCATCAGCTTCATGGCACAGCCTTATATGCTGGTTTCCATGCCGTTTATTTATGACAGCCCGGCCCATTCCATGGCGGTGTTCAACGGCGAAATCGGCGATGAGATCAATGCCTATCTCAACGAGAATAACGGTATTGAAGCGCTGGGTTGGCAGTATGTCGGCACTCGTGTTTTGACCTCGAACCGTCCTGTGGCCAATCTGGAAGAACTCAAGGGCCTCAAGACCCGTCTTCCCGGTGCGCAGATGTGGATCAAGGCCTGGGAAAAGACCGGTGTCGATATTGCGAGCATCGCTTTTACCGAGCTCTATCTCGCCTTGCAGACAGGCACGGTTGAAGCCGAGGAAAATCCACCCAACTTTGTGCGCGCCCAGAAGTTCCATGAAGTGCAGGATTACGTGATGGAGACCAATCACGTGCCGCAGATGCAGGCTTTCTTTGCGAATGATGAGCGCCTTGCCGGACTCGATGAGGCGACCCGCCAGGCCATTATTGAAGCGGCGACAGAAACCGTGGCCTGGACATCGCAGCAGGCAACTGACCTGCAGCAGTCCGACATTGAATGGCTGACCACGGAGGGTGGCATGGAACTGGTGGATATTGATCTGACCGGGATCCAGGATCTGATCAAGGACGTGCCTATGGAAGTCCTTGGTGATGATGGCGTGGCGCTTTATGAGCGTATCATCGCTGCCAAACCCTAA
- a CDS encoding TRAP transporter small permease — MWNTLKSHVTSALAASLLVVLFAVIFTQIILRAIGYPLVWAEEFSAVGFIWLVFMGAAVAYQRIEHLDVDLLHVALSKRLGAGRMQFWDGIVLVLQLVFLSVFGIGLVMMTRQTWSASMGALEGFRYGWIYLGVFVAIVICAGIVAVRLMHAIRRMIRGARS, encoded by the coding sequence ATGTGGAATACGCTTAAATCGCACGTAACAAGTGCGCTTGCCGCCAGCCTACTTGTCGTTCTGTTTGCTGTTATTTTCACCCAGATCATTCTGCGTGCCATCGGCTATCCACTTGTCTGGGCGGAAGAGTTCAGTGCGGTTGGTTTCATCTGGCTGGTGTTTATGGGTGCCGCTGTTGCCTATCAACGCATTGAGCATCTGGATGTTGATCTGCTGCATGTTGCGCTGAGCAAGCGCCTGGGGGCAGGGCGCATGCAATTCTGGGACGGGATAGTTCTTGTTCTGCAGCTGGTGTTTCTGTCGGTTTTCGGCATCGGGCTGGTCATGATGACCCGCCAGACCTGGTCCGCCTCCATGGGAGCGCTTGAAGGCTTCCGGTATGGCTGGATCTATCTCGGCGTGTTTGTGGCCATCGTTATTTGTGCGGGCATTGTGGCGGTGCGGCTGATGCATGCCATTCGCCGTATGATCAGGGGAGCGCGTTCATGA
- a CDS encoding TRAP transporter large permease, translating to MTTLLIAFGLLFVLMCLRVPVAISIGLAAMLAVAAELGWKVFPVSAQVMVDGVNSFVLIAAPFFMLAGEIMNRGGLTRRIFRLANALVGRLPGGLGQVNVMASMLFAGMTGSAISDAVGLGAMEIEAMRERGYDRKLSAAITAASSVIGPMIPPSVPMVIYGALAGVSIGSLFLAGLVPGILMGVALMITVAIYAKLGYCPVEEKVGRTEILGALWAALPSLALPVIVVGGIYSGFFTPTEAAVVATAYAGVLAMLYREISPREYAGILIRVGSATGALFLIVAATALLGWIVTRSGVMIEVALWLGANVSSQFELLLMVVALCLVVGLFMEPIAALVLLVPILLPAVKILQIDLVHFGIVVILSLMIGLLTPPVGLILFVVAKIAEISIQQMIKAIMPFLLTLIVVLLILTAFPAVVLVLPRLAYGLPVW from the coding sequence ATGACGACGCTGTTAATCGCGTTCGGCCTGCTTTTCGTTCTCATGTGCCTGCGGGTGCCGGTTGCCATATCCATCGGCCTTGCCGCGATGCTCGCGGTGGCCGCCGAACTGGGCTGGAAAGTGTTTCCGGTGTCGGCGCAGGTCATGGTCGACGGTGTGAACAGTTTTGTGCTGATTGCTGCGCCCTTTTTCATGCTTGCCGGTGAAATCATGAATCGCGGCGGCTTGACGCGGCGGATTTTCCGGCTCGCCAACGCCTTGGTTGGGCGTTTGCCTGGCGGGTTGGGGCAGGTCAATGTTATGGCCAGCATGTTGTTTGCGGGCATGACAGGTTCGGCCATTTCCGATGCCGTGGGCCTTGGGGCGATGGAAATCGAGGCCATGCGGGAGCGTGGTTATGACCGGAAACTGAGTGCCGCGATTACGGCGGCATCCTCGGTGATCGGGCCGATGATTCCGCCGAGTGTGCCCATGGTCATCTATGGTGCACTCGCCGGTGTGTCCATCGGCAGCCTGTTTCTCGCCGGACTGGTGCCTGGGATATTGATGGGTGTCGCCCTGATGATCACCGTCGCCATTTACGCCAAGCTGGGCTATTGCCCGGTTGAGGAGAAGGTTGGGCGCACGGAAATTCTTGGCGCGCTTTGGGCGGCGCTTCCCTCGCTTGCCCTGCCGGTTATCGTGGTTGGGGGCATTTATTCTGGCTTTTTTACCCCCACTGAGGCCGCCGTGGTCGCAACCGCCTATGCGGGCGTGCTTGCCATGCTCTATCGCGAAATCTCACCCAGGGAATATGCGGGTATTCTGATCCGCGTCGGTTCTGCGACGGGAGCCTTGTTTCTTATTGTGGCGGCGACAGCGCTGCTGGGCTGGATCGTTACCCGCTCGGGCGTGATGATCGAGGTGGCGCTCTGGCTCGGGGCCAATGTTTCCAGTCAGTTTGAACTGCTGCTGATGGTGGTCGCGCTTTGCCTTGTTGTGGGGCTGTTCATGGAGCCGATTGCGGCACTTGTGCTGCTGGTGCCCATTTTGCTGCCGGCGGTGAAAATCCTGCAGATCGATCTGGTGCATTTCGGCATTGTCGTCATTCTTTCGCTGATGATCGGCCTGTTGACGCCGCCGGTCGGTCTTATCCTGTTCGTGGTCGCCAAGATCGCCGAAATCAGTATTCAGCAGATGATCAAGGCCATCATGCCTTTCCTGCTGACCCTGATCGTCGTGCTGCTGATCCTGACCGCTTTTCCTGCTGTTGTTTTGGTTCTGCCCAGGCTGGCCTATGGCCTGCCGGTGTGGTGA
- a CDS encoding mandelate racemase/muconate lactonizing enzyme family protein, translating to MKIVSVEAKAYRLPLAEPWISAKYRITHHELVRTLITTDTGLVGTGWCTTIGVGGLAISTLVNAYLALLLKGEDALNNERIWEQLWQDLHFAGPSGLSTLAIATIDIALWDLRAQYARLPLWQLLGGMRETVPVYASAVNLHLTEDELLAQVERQLSEGYSVFKLKIGRKDSAEDVARVRAVRQLIGDQRTLMLDANQRWSAGDAVRLCRELSAFNPAWIEEPILSDDIAGHAHVRNAGGVPVAIGEQLGNRFDFWNYVRAEAADILQPNVWKVGGITEWLKIAHMAQVANLSIAPHNALELSAHLVAAVPNATMVENIEGGNLADFGIVQKAPEVHNATIILPHTPGHGIVFDEDALAQHLLPEGAPVVRELTTHAGL from the coding sequence GTGAAAATTGTATCAGTCGAGGCCAAGGCCTATCGTTTGCCTCTGGCGGAACCCTGGATTTCCGCCAAATACCGGATCACGCATCACGAGTTGGTGCGCACGCTGATCACCACCGATACCGGCCTTGTGGGCACGGGTTGGTGCACGACGATCGGTGTCGGCGGCCTTGCCATCTCCACGCTGGTCAACGCTTATCTGGCGTTGCTGCTCAAGGGTGAGGATGCGCTCAATAATGAGCGCATATGGGAGCAGCTCTGGCAGGATCTTCATTTTGCCGGGCCCAGCGGCCTGAGTACGCTGGCCATTGCTACTATCGATATCGCGCTTTGGGATCTGCGGGCGCAGTATGCCCGGCTGCCCTTGTGGCAATTGCTGGGGGGCATGCGCGAGACTGTTCCGGTTTACGCCAGCGCCGTTAATCTCCATTTGACCGAGGATGAACTGCTCGCCCAGGTCGAACGGCAATTGTCCGAGGGTTATTCGGTCTTCAAGCTTAAGATCGGGCGCAAGGACAGCGCCGAGGATGTTGCCCGCGTGCGGGCCGTGCGCCAACTGATTGGCGATCAACGTACGCTTATGCTGGACGCGAACCAACGCTGGTCGGCAGGAGACGCTGTGCGGCTTTGCCGCGAGCTGAGTGCGTTCAATCCTGCCTGGATTGAAGAGCCTATTCTGTCCGACGATATTGCGGGGCATGCGCATGTGCGCAACGCCGGAGGCGTTCCCGTGGCCATTGGCGAGCAATTGGGCAATCGTTTTGACTTCTGGAACTATGTGCGGGCGGAGGCCGCGGATATCCTGCAACCGAATGTATGGAAGGTGGGCGGGATCACTGAGTGGCTCAAGATCGCGCATATGGCGCAAGTGGCCAATCTGTCGATTGCGCCGCATAACGCCCTTGAACTTTCGGCGCACCTGGTTGCTGCGGTGCCCAATGCAACAATGGTGGAGAATATCGAGGGCGGCAATCTGGCCGATTTCGGCATTGTTCAGAAAGCGCCCGAGGTGCACAACGCCACCATTATCCTGCCGCATACACCGGGCCATGGCATCGTCTTTGACGAGGATGCTCTTGCGCAGCACCTATTGCCTGAGGGGGCGCCTGTGGTCAGGGAGCTGACGACGCACGCGGGATTGTGA
- the garR gene encoding 2-hydroxy-3-oxopropionate reductase codes for MPRIGFIGLGAMGKPMAKNLIKAGHELVVFSRSPGPCQELEKEGAKVARSAAEVAANVDLVITMLPDSPDVEKVVTGPDGVLESAHDGLIYVDMSSIAPAMAQKVAAACAEKGVPMLDAPVSGGEPRAIDGSLAIMVGGPKDVFDKVEPILLDMGSGAVHVGDVGSGNITKLANQVIVAVNIAAVSEALTLAKKAGADPARVLDAISGGFAGSEVLKTKGPQILDRNFAPGFRIELHDKDLKNALETGENIDSPLPLTSIVKSIMVDLMQQGHNADDHCVLVKHYENASHVLVKSDA; via the coding sequence ATGCCTCGCATTGGTTTCATCGGACTGGGCGCCATGGGCAAACCCATGGCCAAAAATCTCATTAAAGCAGGCCATGAGCTTGTGGTGTTCTCCCGATCCCCGGGGCCGTGCCAGGAATTGGAGAAAGAAGGGGCAAAAGTCGCCCGATCGGCCGCGGAGGTTGCCGCAAATGTCGACCTGGTCATCACCATGCTCCCTGACTCACCAGACGTGGAAAAGGTGGTTACGGGGCCAGATGGTGTACTTGAGAGCGCCCATGATGGCCTGATCTATGTCGACATGTCCTCAATCGCACCGGCGATGGCACAAAAGGTTGCCGCGGCATGTGCGGAAAAAGGCGTGCCGATGCTGGACGCACCGGTCTCGGGAGGCGAACCCCGCGCCATCGATGGAAGTCTTGCAATCATGGTCGGCGGCCCCAAAGATGTGTTCGACAAAGTTGAGCCAATACTTCTCGACATGGGTTCTGGTGCCGTGCACGTGGGCGATGTCGGGTCGGGCAATATCACGAAACTGGCCAACCAGGTCATTGTCGCTGTCAATATCGCTGCTGTATCCGAAGCGTTGACCTTGGCCAAAAAGGCCGGCGCAGACCCTGCACGTGTGCTTGACGCGATTTCAGGTGGCTTCGCTGGCAGCGAGGTCCTGAAAACCAAGGGGCCGCAGATCCTCGATCGAAACTTTGCCCCGGGATTCAGGATTGAACTACACGACAAGGACCTCAAGAACGCACTGGAGACCGGAGAGAATATCGACTCACCGCTCCCTTTGACGTCCATAGTGAAATCAATAATGGTCGACCTCATGCAGCAGGGACACAATGCAGATGACCATTGCGTCCTTGTAAAACACTACGAGAACGCAAGCCATGTTCTGGTGAAAAGCGACGCTTGA